The Hermetia illucens chromosome 2, iHerIll2.2.curated.20191125, whole genome shotgun sequence genomic interval gagacaggcttcgagggttcgttctactgcctcgtagaaggtatccttctccgactctgcagtcttctctgtaggggcgtgaacgttaatgaggtttatatttctaaatttgcctcgcaagagcATAGCGCACAGCCGTTCgcgtatgttttcaaagccgataacagcaggtttcatttatttggctgactaagaaacctactccgagcacatggtttactgaatggccacaataatatatggtgtaacgactcttctccagaaaaccggtccctgtccaatgcatctcttgtaacgctgttacatcagccctatattgggataactgcttatcagctttatctctgtacagagagctcacgttccatgagaaaatacggaaatcgttattcctttatcgttgccgggttcgtagttgtgtaatccgtccagtccgaggctcctgttgttgcttcgtaacaagttgttttcagtgtagggttgtcagctctaccagttggtacaatttgtcccgtttttaggcgcggaagacttgccttcatcatAGGTGTCGGTTtaacaggcatttcccaggttttatgcttcatcgtgggtaccaatccccgttttgccctgggacttatactaccctttgaccacactcTATGAGTGGAAGTGTTCTTAAGCAACTCATATTGAGAGGCCTGTTGTTCTGACGTCTGAGAAAGAGTTATGCACGCAGGAGGTGCATTTGCTGTACTCAATGTGTCTAATGAGCTGCGATGATGCAGGGTACACGAGGGTAATTGACGAATTGGTTAGTTGAGATGTTTCGGACATTGCACCTGTCAAACGATTCACTTCCTTCACGGTAGTTGTTGAGCGTGATAAGGCAACTAAAGCAAAAGTTGCGGTTGAATCTGTTGGTGCTGTTGTCAGAGGGACACCAAGTGGCTGCGATACTAATGAAGAAGCCCAATCAACGTGTCGAATAGGCCATGTTGTTGGTGGATTTTGTAACAATCTAGAATAATATTGCAGGAATGTAATCGAAAAACTTAGCGGACGATCTTTCGGGTTCATTGCGCTGCACTTCACTGTTAATCCATTATAATAGACTGTACGTATCAGATTAGATTGCAGCAATTGTTCGACTAAACTTCCTTACGATAGAAGAGCACAAAAGCTTCAACACCTGGGCCGTCTAGATTCCGATCCCTGACTTTACTACTTAAGAAAGCAGTAATAAAAATAAGGAAGGTACTTAAACACATTTATTCACAGAATATAAACATACAGAAAACTCGGTTCTTCACCCAAAATCGGACACACCCATAAACTATCTACGAAAAACGAAATTCATTAGGTAATGAATATGATAGGTACAAATAGTTCAGAGTAATTTGCTACTATTGATTTACGTTATCATACTTACATTACAAAATGATCTATTTATTAGCACTCTCACTTTGTTATCAAACATCGATCTCTGATCGAATTGTATTGGTTGACCTATATGAAATCGTGTTCACCAGTGAATTCCTATTCCGAGTGAAAAATTGCGCCATCTTGAAGACTACTATGCAGAGACCTAAAACAGCTATGAATGCAGTAAAACATCGCATCAAAAGTAAATGACGTTCCAGCTGGTCTTCATGAAATCGGAGTTGACGGAGGGTGTCCTTGGGGTTTAATGTGTGGTGCATGATATCCTTAGTATCGGAGCTTTTGCTGAGATTGGCTCGGTTTGTACATTCAATTCCATGGATATGTTCTCGATCATCTGAGACATTAGCTTCAAGGACGCGAACATCTACATCTGGATGTAAATAGGGGACTGTTACCAATTGCAATAAATAGGAACAATTGAACAGGTTTCGACCCAAACCTAACTTCCGCAGAGACGAAAACGCCGAGAATTTATGCCGTCCCGATATTTCTGATAAGTTATTCCCACCCACATAGAATTCTTCTAAATTTCTATACATGTAGGGAAGAAATATATCTAGATTTAGGTGGCCCAAATTGTTTTCCGATATATCCAAGAACTTAAGATTCTCTTGTTGTGAAAACGTTCCGAAAGTAAGCCCACTCAgatttgtacttttcaagtccaattttttcaggtttttaagTTTTGTAAATGTAGATATGTTCACTTTGCCGATGTAATTATAGGAAAACGTCAACTCTTTTAAATTCACGAAATGAGATACATCTTTTAAATTTGTAAACTTATTGTGAGATAGCCGGAGGTTTTCTAACGATTTGCAAGGTGTTCCATTTTTCGGACCCACGTTGAAGTCGGTGCAGTTTATATTTATTGTTTGTAACTCATTGCGCTCGGCATCCAGAATCCTAAGGCTATCACGCACGACTAAATGTAACTGTTTAAGGTGGTTACCAGATAAATAGATGGAATGAATACTGTCGGAACCTTTGAAGATATTAGCATCAACTTCTGTAAGTTGATTTCCAGATAAATCTACCGAAGTCAAAAATTTCAACTTATCAAAAACGCCTACACCGATGTGGGTGATATGGTTTCCTTGAAGGTTCACATTCTGAAGCATAGAGTTATCCCCGAAGAGGTTATCTTCGACATCAATAATTTGATTTCCTTTCAAATCGAGGGTAGATAAAGATGTTAGTCCGCTAAACGTGTGCTCGTTCAATCTGCTTAGTCGGTTGTAACTTAAGTCGATTTCACGTAAGCTGGTAGCACCCAAAAATACGGCACCAATCATCTCTTTGATATCattccggcttaaattcaaccTTGTCAGTTCGATCGCTGAGACAAATGTGTTATGTGACAAGTCAATGATGCCTGAATTGGAAATATCCAAGCCTTGTAAGTGGCGGAATTCGGCAAAAATGATTTCTGGAACGTATAGCAACGAAGAGTCGTAGAATTTCATGAAAGTGATCGTTTCGGCTGAATATATTCTATGCGGAGTTCCTATATCCACCATCACTTGTTGCCGGTGGTTTACATGTAATCCTGTTATTGTGCAGAAATGGTCGACTGGTGGTTCACcattcaaaaaatcaaaatcacttGGATATTCTCTGAAGAACTCATCGCACCTTAACACTACATTTTCACTTCTAAGCAATCTTATGCATGTAATCGCAATAGTCCACCTGTAAGAAGGATAATGAGGATTTTCAAACCAATCTAGATTTTAGAATTTTTACCCGAGAAAAGTTTGTTGCCACATTTATtctaaataaatatttcttgGACGTTGGCGAAAGTGGAAGAGTCGCgagtcaatatcacactaaacttTACCCGTAATATTACATCGGACCAACTTACATTAAGTTATCTTCTTTAGCAGGAAACTCCGACTTGCTGGTATCTCTCCTACAAGGAACCTTGAAGCCGAGTTGAGTGCAAACTATTATTACATAAAATGCTGCACATATCAGAATGCTGACTTCCGTTTTTATTCGCTGAAGAACTCGCTCAAAAGTCATTGAATCTAACTGAACTATGAGAGTcagatgtatatgtatatattgtggAAATGTACTCAAGCAACGCGCTTAGATAGGAATAGTTAGATAAGTATGATCTCATCCAAAAGAGAGTTCAAAGTTGTAAATATTTAGAGTATTATGGCAAAGGAAAATATTGCCTTTCAAGAAAGCACATCAGATGGCTTTGGAAATTGGCCCGACTTAGATCATCGGTTGAAACATAGTTGAGTCTAGGTTAAAAGTAGGATAATCTGAAACATTGATGGT includes:
- the LOC119650156 gene encoding leucine-rich repeat-containing protein 15-like, with translation MWQQTFLGWTIAITCIRLLRSENVVLRCDEFFREYPSDFDFLNGEPPVDHFCTITGLHVNHRQQVMVDIGTPHRIYSAETITFMKFYDSSLLYVPEIIFAEFRHLQGLDISNSGIIDLSHNTFVSAIELTRLNLSRNDIKEMIGAVFLGATSLREIDLSYNRLSRLNEHTFSGLTSLSTLDLKGNQIIDVEDNLFGDNSMLQNVNLQGNHITHIGVGVFDKLKFLTSVDLSGNQLTEVDANIFKGSDSIHSIYLSGNHLKQLHLVVRDSLRILDAERNELQTININCTDFNVGPKNGTPCKSLENLRLSHNKFTNLKDVSHFVNLKELTFSYNYIGKVNISTFTKLKNLKKLDLKSTNLSGLTFGTFSQQENLKFLDISENNLGHLNLDIFLPYMYRNLEEFYVGGNNLSEISGRHKFSAFSSLRKLGLGRNLFNCSYLLQLVTVPYLHPDVDVRVLEANVSDDREHIHGIECTNRANLSKSSDTKDIMHHTLNPKDTLRQLRFHEDQLERHLLLMRCFTAFIAVLGLCIVVFKMAQFFTRNRNSLVNTISYRSTNTIRSEIDV